The Coffea arabica cultivar ET-39 chromosome 3c, Coffea Arabica ET-39 HiFi, whole genome shotgun sequence genome contains a region encoding:
- the LOC113741004 gene encoding uncharacterized protein, with protein sequence MNARDLVQNGTRKKIGNGKATNIWRDNWIPGNRDGKVTSVRPLNCKIKRVEELICGFRWRIPLVFRTFNRKEAEEILEIPISISGKDDSNYWIHSGNGIYTVNSGYKALCRGTVQYKERREKEAETSIASSYEKQWKWMWRLNVKSKIKHFLWKCLHGLLPVNSLVFKRTHKGDPICGGCGEQEESIEHMFFQCSKAQEVWKMAPLQWDGLREQTGNFQAWWTALLEATCRTEGKEHIELTVNILWQLWKRRNEWQFNAKHRHPWKIIQKALQEWQEQKDVQSKQEIVSEDAVRADEEVDQEEAGWNEIQIRISTKEQDQSNRVGMGIFASTFNNHWVAAWALFDRKTVNQLQSTAEAVKMAIIKARHQQWKEIVVHITSPQLLKMIKERKAKDIKMATLIDDINDLRSLFQKCSFCLDRSLDSRCEAISDYALGIFQDEEWINPQCV encoded by the coding sequence ATGAATGCTAGAGATTTGGTGCAGAATGGAACTAGGAAAAAGATAGGCAATGGCAAGGCAACCAACATTTGGAGGGACAACTGGATTCCGGGAAATAGGGATGGCAAAGTCACCTCTGTGAGGCCTCTGAATTGCAAAATCAAAAGAGTAGAGGAGTTGATCTGTGGCTTTCGATGGAGGATACCACTTGTATTTAGGACCTTTAACAGGAAGGAGGCAGAGGAAATTCTGGAGATTCCTATTAGTATATCAGGAAAGGATGATAGCAATTACTGGATACATAGCGGCAATGGCATCTACACTGTCAACTCAGGTTACAAGGCATTGTGCAGAGGAACTGTTCAATacaaagaaagaagagagaagGAGGCGGAAACTAGTATAGCAAGTTCTTATGAAAAGCAGTGGAAGTGGATGTGGAGGCTGAACGTTAAGAGCAAGATCAAACATTTCCTTTGGAAGTGCCTACATGGTTTATTACCAGTCAACAGCCTGGTTTTTAAAAGAACACACAAAGGTGATCCAATTTGTGGTGGCTGTGGTGAACAAGAAGAGTCAATTGAACACATGTTTTTCCAATGCAGCAAAGCACAAGAGGTGTGGAAAATGGCTCCATTACAATGGGATGGGTTAAGGGAACAGACAGGGAATTTTCAAGCTTGGTGGACTGCTCTTCTGGAAGCTACATGCAGGACAGAAGGAAAGGAGCATATAGAGCTCACTGTGAACATCCTCTGGCAACTCTGGAAAAGGAGAAATGAATGGCAATTCAATGCCAAACACAGGCACCCTTGGAAAATAATCCAAAAGGCTCTACAGGAATGGCAAGAACAAAAAGATGTCCAGAGCAAGCAGGAAATAGTCTCTGAAGATGCGGTAAGAGCAGATGAGGAAGTTGATCAGGAGGAGGCAGGATGGAATGAAATTCAGATCAGAATATCAACTAAGGAGCAAGACCAATCCAACCGAGTTGGCATGGGGATTTTTGCATCTACCTTCAACAATCATTGGGTGGCTGCATGGGCACTTTTTGACAGAAAAACAGTGAATCAGTTGCAGTCTACTGCAGAAGCTGTGAAAATGGCCATCATAAAGGCTAGACACCAGCAATGGAAGGAAATTGTTGTCCACATCACCAGCCCCCAGCTACTGAAGATGATAAAGGAAAGGAAGGCAAAGGACATCAAAATGGCTACTTTGATAGATGATATTAACGATCTCAGGTCCTTATTTCAGAAATGCTCCTTTTGTTTAGATAGGAGCTTAGACTCTAGATGTGAAGCGATTAGTGATTATGCTTTAGGCATATTTCAAGATGAGGAATGGATTAATCCTCAGTGTGTCTAA